In Chelmon rostratus isolate fCheRos1 chromosome 4, fCheRos1.pri, whole genome shotgun sequence, a genomic segment contains:
- the hs2st1b gene encoding heparan sulfate 2-O-sulfotransferase 1, whose product MGLSRIMMPHKFQLLAVLAFGVAMLFVENQIQKLEESRAKLERTIARHEVAEVEQRHNEDAGRESSPPADKDDMVIIYNRVPKTASTSFTNIAYDLCGKNRFHVLHINTTKNNPVMSLQDQVRFVRNVTSWREMKPGFYHGHVAYLDFSKYGAKGKPMYINVVRDPIERLVSYYYFLRFGDDYRPGLRRRKQGDKKTFDECVSSGGSDCAPEKLWLQIPFFCGHHSECWNVGSRWALEQAKYNLVNEYLLVGVTEELEDFVMILEAALPRFFKGATELYRTGKKSHLRKTTEKKPPTKETITKLQQSGIWKIENEFYEFALEQFQFVRAHAVREKDGELYVLAQSFFYEKIYPKAN is encoded by the exons ATGGGGCTTTCAAGGATCATGATGCCGCACAAGTTCCAGCTTTTGGCTGTTTTAGCCTTTGGAGTGGCGATGCTGTTTGTTGagaaccagatccagaaactgGAGGAGTCAAGAGCCAAACTCG AACGCACCATCGCCAGACACGAGGTGGCTGAAGTAGAGCAGCGGCACAATGAAGATGCTGGGCGGGAATCGTCACCGCCAGCAGACAAAGACGACATGGTCATCATCTACAACAGAGTGCCGAAGACGGCCAGCACGTCCTTCACTAACATCGCCTACGACCTCTGTGGGAAGAATCGCTTCCATGTCCTGCACATCAATACAACCAAAAACAACCCTGTCATGTCTCTGCAAGACCAG GTGCGCTTTGTCAGGAACGTCACCTCGTGGAGAGAGATGAAGCCCGGCTTCTACCACGGCCATGTAGCTTATCTGGACTTCTCCAA ATATGGAGCGAAGGGTAAGCCGATGTACATAAATGTGGTGCGGGACCCCATAGAGCGCCTGGTGTCATATTACTACTTCTTACGCTTTGGAGACGACTACAGACCGGGTCTTCGACGAAGGAAACAAGGGGacaaaaag acCTTTGATGAGTGCGTGTCGTCAGGGGGGTCCGACTGCGCTCCGGAGAAGCTCTGGCTGCAGATCCCCTTCTTCTGCGGCCACCATTCGGAGTGCTG GAACGTGGGCAGTAGATGGGCCCTGGAACAGGCCAAGTACAACCTGGTGAACGAGTACCTGCTGGTGGGAGTGACCGAGGAGCTGGAGGACTTCGTCATGATCCTGGAGGCAGCGCTGCCGCGCTTCTTCAAGGGAGCTACAGAGCTCTACCGCACAG GAAAGAAGTCCCATCTGCGAAAGACCACCGAAAAGAAGCCCCCCACCAAAGAGACAATAACCAAGCTGCAGCAGTCCGGCATCTGGAAAATTGAAAACGAGTTTTACGAGTTTGCGCTGGaacagtttcagtttgtgcGTGCCCACGCTGTCAGGGAAAAGGATGGCGAGCTTTATGTCCTGGCGCAGAGCTTCTTCTATGAAAAGATCTACCCTAAAGCGAACTAA